Within the Candidatus Aegiribacteria sp. genome, the region GATCTTTTTTACATAAGAATAGGGGTCATTTTTGATACTATTAATCGATAGAATTATACTCTGTGCAACGTCCAAAGGGAGTTTTCTGAGATCTTTTTTTCCCTTGGATGTATAATTGACCTTATAGTTCATGACAGGTCAAACTCTTTCAAAATTTCTTCTTCTGAATGCAGTCGCCCCTGTTTGATATCTTCTAAAGCTTCTTCTATACCATTTATAGCTTCGTCACTTAGTGGTTCATCATCAATCGCCATACTTGCTAATCTTTTCACAACTGAACTATATGATTCACGGGGGTAACGTTTTAAAGATGTTAAAATATCCTTAACTTTAGGATCAATGCATATTGTTGTTGATGTCGCCATATATTTAGCTATATGGTCCTATATATTAAATATATGTTGATATATGTGGGACTTACCTAATTTTAACCTTAGGTTCGGGGACTGATTGAAAAATAATATAAGGTTATCG harbors:
- a CDS encoding type II toxin-antitoxin system RelE/ParE family toxin; translated protein: MNYKVNYTSKGKKDLRKLPLDVAQSIILSINSIKNDPYSYVKKIKGTKSHPLYTHRVGEYRVILDIIDDSLLIIVIETGHRSKIYRKY